The following are from one region of the Anomaloglossus baeobatrachus isolate aAnoBae1 chromosome 5 unlocalized genomic scaffold, aAnoBae1.hap1 SUPER_5_unloc_12, whole genome shotgun sequence genome:
- the LOC142258814 gene encoding uncharacterized protein LOC142258814 — translation MGDPKYHYKIITLCLFLADDSIGSSDVNLISSEFKTDDQSITHDTYEEHAVVPDIPPVLSRKALTTDLFKPVQNSDFFSQNCKQNESYRRDVEHETAPTREKPFSCSECGKCFIRKSEFVEHQRSHTGEKPFSCSECGKCFIRKSNLVVHQRSHTGEKPFSCSECRKCFIRKSEFVEHQRSHTGEKPFSCSECGKCFIRKSELVAHQRSHTGEKPYSCSECGKCFIQKSDLVRHQKIHTGEKPYSCSECGKCFIRKSNLVGHQRSHTGEKQFSCLEGG, via the exons atgggagatccgaa atatcattataaaataataacattgtgtttatttttagcagatgactctaTTGGGAGTTCGGATGTAAATctgatatcttcagaatttaaaacagatgatcaaagtataacacatgatacatatgaagagcatgctgttgtcccagatatacctccagtcctttctCGGAAAGCTTTAACAACTGATCTTTTCAAAccagtccaaaattccgattttttttcacagaattgtaagcaaaatgaaagttacagaagggatgtggaacatgaaacagctcccacaagggagaagccattttcatgttcagagtgtgggaaatgttttattcggaaatctgaatttgttgagcatcaaagatctcacacaggggagaagccattttcatgttcagagtgtgggaaatgttttattcggaaatcaaatcttgttgtgcatcaaagatctcacacaggggagaagccattttcatgttcagagtgtaggaaatgttttattcggaaatctgaatttgttgagcatcaaagatctcacacaggggagaagccattttcatgttcagagtgtgggaaatgttttattcggaaatcagaacttgttgcgcatcaaaggtctcacacaggggagaagccatattcatgttcagagtgtgggaaatgttttattcagaaatctgaccttgttagacatcagaaaattcacacaggggagaagccatattcatgttcagagtgtgggaaatgttttattcggaaatcaaatcttgttggacatcaaagatctcacactggggagaagcaatTTTCTTGCCTGGaaggtg